A window of the Bradyrhizobium diazoefficiens genome harbors these coding sequences:
- a CDS encoding site-2 protease family protein, which produces MNISLYDLSVWVLPLVLSITFHEAAHAFVADRLGDNTAAQLGRVSFNPLRHIDPFGTLILPAMLLFAHSPFLFGYAKPVPVNFRKLNHPRLDMVWVALAGPVTNILLALVAGLALHALPWAPAGSAQWIFDNLKNALLINAVLAVFNMMPIPPLDGGRVAVGLLPRPLALPLSRLEPFGMMILIALLILLPLAGSQFGLNLDVISAILRTLTGYVIQAVLLLTGNA; this is translated from the coding sequence GTGAACATTTCCCTTTATGACCTCTCCGTGTGGGTGCTGCCTCTGGTGCTCTCCATCACCTTTCATGAGGCCGCGCACGCCTTTGTCGCGGACCGTCTCGGTGACAACACGGCTGCGCAGCTTGGGCGCGTCAGCTTCAATCCGCTGCGCCACATCGATCCGTTCGGCACCCTGATCCTGCCGGCGATGCTGCTGTTCGCGCATTCGCCGTTCCTGTTCGGCTACGCCAAGCCGGTGCCGGTGAATTTCCGCAAGCTCAACCATCCCCGGCTGGACATGGTCTGGGTCGCCTTGGCCGGCCCCGTCACCAACATCCTTCTGGCGCTCGTCGCGGGCCTCGCCCTCCATGCCCTGCCGTGGGCGCCCGCCGGTTCGGCGCAATGGATCTTCGACAACCTCAAGAATGCCCTGCTGATCAACGCCGTGCTGGCGGTCTTCAACATGATGCCGATCCCGCCGCTCGACGGCGGACGGGTCGCGGTCGGGCTGCTGCCCCGGCCGCTTGCCCTGCCCCTGTCGCGGCTCGAGCCGTTCGGCATGATGATCCTGATTGCGCTCTTGATCCTGCTGCCGCTGGCGGGTTCCCAGTTCGGTCTAAATCTTGATGTTATTTCAGCAATACTGCGAACGTTGACCGGTTATGTGATTCAAGCTGTTCTCTTGCTGACCGGCAATGCGTAG
- a CDS encoding TonB family protein — MSDPLIDAKPSRRLWILAAIAAIGLHLGGAALALANLRADDGDDGLGANGAEYAVEMTSPKLPETDLPAGPDSEASQYQPQQMQQQAEVKETDLPKEIPQEAEDPDRLVTENDSKKPVEDTTKVAKVETQAVEEMPNAQESARQALNEDAREDEKAAAPHQGIGKDLRKLTAEWGKRISAYFELHKRYPKDKTKTTTVKLSLVLNRRGNVVSVDVAESSGDPAFDDAAIAMVRRSDPVPVPPADLTDDQFAFSLPVNFKKPPK, encoded by the coding sequence ATGTCCGACCCTCTGATCGACGCGAAACCGTCCCGGCGGCTCTGGATTCTGGCCGCGATTGCCGCGATTGGCCTGCATCTTGGCGGGGCCGCGCTGGCGCTTGCCAACCTTCGTGCTGACGACGGTGACGATGGCCTCGGCGCCAACGGCGCCGAGTACGCCGTCGAAATGACCTCGCCGAAGCTCCCCGAGACGGATCTGCCGGCTGGCCCGGACAGCGAAGCCTCGCAGTACCAGCCGCAGCAGATGCAGCAGCAGGCCGAGGTGAAAGAGACCGATCTGCCGAAGGAAATACCTCAGGAAGCCGAAGACCCGGACCGCCTCGTCACCGAGAACGACTCCAAGAAGCCGGTCGAGGACACCACGAAGGTGGCCAAGGTCGAAACCCAGGCGGTCGAGGAAATGCCGAACGCCCAGGAATCGGCGAGGCAGGCGCTGAACGAAGACGCGCGCGAGGATGAGAAGGCGGCCGCGCCCCACCAGGGCATCGGCAAGGACCTTCGCAAGCTGACAGCCGAATGGGGCAAGCGGATCAGCGCCTATTTCGAGCTTCACAAGCGCTATCCCAAGGACAAGACCAAGACGACGACGGTCAAGCTCAGCCTGGTCTTGAACCGCCGCGGCAATGTCGTTTCCGTCGACGTCGCCGAGTCCTCGGGCGATCCCGCCTTCGACGATGCGGCCATCGCGATGGTGCGCCGCTCGGATCCCGTGCCGGTCCCGCCGGCCGACCTCACGGACGATCAGTTCGCCTTCAGCCTGCCGGTGAATTTTAAGAAGCCGCCGAAATAA
- the exbD gene encoding TonB system transport protein ExbD, with translation MAVSLTDNDDDDDFSETHDINVTPFIDVILVLLIIFMVAAPLSTVDLPIDLPTSSAMPQKKPDKPTYVSIKPDLTLAIGEIAVKRTDLVSSLDGISDMSKDKYVFLRADKAVPYGELMGVMEILRSGGYSRIKLVALEAPPAAAGPAQGAVQP, from the coding sequence ATGGCAGTCTCGCTCACCGACAATGATGACGACGACGATTTCTCCGAGACGCATGACATCAACGTCACGCCGTTCATCGACGTCATCCTGGTGCTGCTGATCATATTCATGGTCGCGGCGCCGCTGTCGACGGTCGATCTGCCGATCGACCTGCCGACGTCGAGCGCGATGCCGCAAAAGAAGCCGGACAAGCCGACCTATGTCAGCATCAAGCCCGATCTGACGCTCGCGATCGGCGAAATCGCGGTCAAGCGAACCGACCTGGTCAGCTCGCTCGACGGAATCTCCGACATGAGCAAGGACAAATACGTGTTCCTGCGCGCCGACAAGGCCGTGCCATACGGCGAGTTGATGGGCGTCATGGAAATCCTGCGGTCCGGCGGCTATTCTCGGATCAAGCTGGTGGCGCTCGAAGCACCTCCTGCGGCGGCTGGGCCGGCGCAGGGGGCCGTCCAACCCTGA
- the exbB gene encoding tonB-system energizer ExbB yields the protein MKITSFQASLAVAVLLTASWLAVPVSAQTQTQPAAPARPVAAPAPVTAQPAPAFAAQPSATAVPAPSATAPAAAATASATPGASSTEAVVAPASEAGGAAQKAGIAPAMKELSPWVMFMSADIIVKAVMIGLAFASLVTWTVFIAKSIELSVVSTKLRSALKKIAEARSLAEAQMALGSKEGILPSFLTAALREARMSAGLSSDTGIKERAASSFAEIVRAEQRRIRIGMGFLATIGSTSPFVGLFGTVWGIMNSFIGISKSQTTNLAVVAPGIAEALLATAIGLVAAIPAVIIYNHFSRVTKSYLELVSRASGAAARLLSRDLDRSHGSAHSRAAE from the coding sequence ATGAAGATCACATCTTTCCAAGCAAGCCTCGCTGTCGCCGTGCTGCTGACGGCCTCCTGGCTCGCAGTTCCTGTTTCTGCCCAGACACAAACCCAGCCGGCCGCCCCGGCACGGCCTGTTGCGGCACCGGCGCCTGTGACGGCTCAGCCGGCTCCCGCATTCGCGGCGCAACCAAGCGCGACTGCTGTGCCCGCGCCCTCGGCGACGGCCCCCGCGGCTGCGGCGACTGCGTCCGCGACGCCCGGCGCATCGTCGACCGAAGCTGTCGTGGCCCCGGCATCGGAAGCGGGTGGCGCTGCGCAGAAGGCCGGCATCGCGCCGGCCATGAAGGAATTGTCACCCTGGGTGATGTTCATGTCGGCGGACATCATCGTGAAGGCGGTGATGATCGGGCTTGCCTTCGCTTCGCTCGTGACCTGGACCGTCTTCATCGCGAAGTCGATCGAGCTGTCGGTCGTCTCCACCAAGCTTCGTTCGGCGCTGAAGAAGATTGCAGAGGCGCGCTCGCTTGCCGAAGCTCAGATGGCGCTCGGCAGCAAGGAGGGCATCCTGCCGTCGTTCCTGACGGCGGCGCTGCGTGAGGCGCGGATGTCGGCGGGCCTGTCCAGCGACACCGGCATCAAGGAGCGTGCTGCCTCGAGCTTCGCCGAGATCGTGCGCGCGGAGCAGCGGCGCATCCGTATCGGCATGGGCTTCCTCGCGACCATCGGCTCGACGTCGCCCTTCGTCGGCCTGTTCGGCACCGTGTGGGGCATCATGAACAGCTTCATCGGCATCTCGAAGTCGCAGACCACCAACCTCGCGGTGGTCGCTCCGGGCATCGCCGAGGCGCTGCTCGCCACCGCCATCGGTCTCGTCGCGGCGATCCCCGCCGTCATCATCTACAATCACTTCTCGCGCGTGACGAAAAGCTATCTCGAACTCGTCAGCCGCGCCTCGGGTGCCGCGGCCCGGTTGTTGTCGCGCGATCTCGATCGCAGCCACGGCAGCGCGCATTCGCGCGCGGCGGAGTAA
- a CDS encoding Fe2+-dependent dioxygenase — translation MLTCIEGVLSKDDVAEFRRIMDASEWEDGRSTAGAQSAMVKRNEQLPPDSEVARKLGNRIISALTANPRFLAAAIPLQIFPPLFNRYVADSGHHFGLHVDNAIRGDRLTGLRIRTDLSVTLFLSEPEDYDGGELVIEDTYGSHEVKLPAGDCVLYPSTSLHLVNPVTRGARVASFFWLQSMIRDDQARSMIFDLDTAIQALVARLGRDDPETVKLTGIYHNLIRTWAEV, via the coding sequence ATGCTGACATGCATAGAAGGCGTTCTGAGCAAGGATGATGTGGCGGAGTTCCGCCGCATCATGGACGCCAGCGAATGGGAAGACGGCCGTTCCACCGCGGGCGCGCAGTCAGCAATGGTCAAGCGCAACGAGCAGTTGCCGCCGGATAGCGAGGTCGCGCGCAAGCTCGGCAATCGCATCATCTCGGCGTTGACGGCGAACCCGCGATTTCTGGCAGCGGCGATCCCGCTCCAGATCTTTCCGCCGCTGTTCAACCGCTATGTGGCGGATAGCGGCCATCATTTCGGCCTGCACGTCGACAATGCCATTCGCGGCGACCGGCTGACCGGCCTTCGCATCCGCACGGATCTTTCGGTCACGCTGTTCCTCAGCGAGCCCGAGGATTACGACGGTGGCGAACTTGTGATCGAGGACACCTACGGCTCGCACGAAGTCAAGTTGCCAGCGGGGGACTGCGTGCTCTATCCCTCGACCAGCCTGCATCTGGTCAACCCGGTGACGAGGGGGGCGCGGGTTGCGTCTTTCTTCTGGCTCCAGAGCATGATAAGGGACGATCAAGCCCGCAGCATGATCTTTGACCTCGACACCGCCATTCAGGCACTGGTGGCACGGCTCGGGCGTGACGATCCCGAAACGGTCAAATTGACGGGCATCTATCACAATCTCATTCGCACCTGGGCCGAAGTATGA